The genomic region TAGATTTTGACCGATTAGACTCTTGACGTCGAGTTCGCTGAAATTCTATTATGTCCCTTACAATGCAGGATTTCGCCCACCTACATCTGCACACGAATTACTCCATGCTCGACGGAGCGATCCGTATCAAAGAATTGATGCAACACGTCAAGGAATGCGGCATGTCTTCGGTCGCGATGACCGATCACGGAAACATGTTCGGAGCCGTTGAATTTTACAACGAGGCGATGAAACAGGGCATCAAGCCGATTATCGGAAGCGAATTCTACGTTTCTCCGAACAGAAAACAGGAAACGGAGATGGTAAAGATCGCGGACGGAAACGCGTATCATCTCATCCTTCTCGCAAAGAACGAAGAAGGTTACAAAAATCTAATACGTCTTTCCAGCAAATCCTATACCGAAGGTTTTTATAAAAAGGCGAGAATCGACTACGATCTTCTCGACAAACACAGCGACGGTCTTGTCTGTTTAACGGCTTGTCTCGCAGGAGAGGTGAACCGAAAAATTCTCGAAGGAAAAATCGACGAATCGTTTCAACTCGCCGGTAAACTGAACGAAATTTTCCGTAAGGAAGATTTCTATATGGAAATCCAAAACCACGGAATCCCCGAACAGATGACCGTGGCGAAACAAATCTACGACTTCGGAAAAAGAACCGGAATTCCTCTCGTGGTCACGAACGATTCTCACTTTTTAAAAAAGACCGACCAAGAAGCGCAGGACATTCTTCTAAGAATCGGAATGCAAAAACGCATCACCGATCCGATGGAATTCGGATTCAACGGAGAATTCTACGTTAAAAATCGGGAGGAAATGTCCCGGCTTTTTCCCGAAATTCCGGAAGCCCTCGATAATACATTAGAAATCAGTAATAAAGTAAATTTGAAACTTCAATTCGGAAATTATCTCCTTCCCGAGTTCGAAGTTCCCGAAGGATACGACGCGGATTCTTATCTTGAAAAACTGATCTGGGAAGGAATCGAAAGAAAATATCCGAGTCTTTCTCCCGAAGTAAAAGACAGAGTCGTGTTCGAACTCAACACGATCAAGAATATGAAGTTCGCCGGTTACTTTTTGATCGTTCAGGATTATATCAACTACGCAAAAAGAAACGGAATTCCGGTCGGTCCGGGAAGAGGTTCGGCCGCGGGTTCGATCGTCGCATACGCGCTCGGAATCACGAACGTGGAACCTCTGCAACACAATCTTCTTTTCGAGAGATTCTTAAATCCCGATCGTAAGGATATGCCCGATATCGATACGGATTTCTGCGTGGAACGCCGCGAAGAAGTGATCAATTATATCCGCAGACGATACGGCGAAGAACGCGTAGGTCAGATCATCACGTTCAATTCTCTCGCGGCCAAAGCGGCTCTCAAAGACGTTGCGCGCGTTTTGAATCTTCCGTTCGGCGAAGCGAACGAAATGACGAAAGCGTTTCCGAACAAACTCGGTATGTCCATCGCCGAAGCGCTAACAACTTCTTCGGAGTTGAAAAACTTTTCCGAAAAAGACGATATCAATCATAAGATTTTTGCGATCGCACAAAGACTCGAAGGAAACTATCGACAGCCGGGAAGACACGCGGCCGGCGTCGTGATTTCTCCGTATCCTTTGGAAGAAGTAGTTCCTCTTTCAACGGTCGCCGAAAAAGAAAGACCCGGTTTTAGATCCATCGTAACCCAATACGACAAGAACAACTTGGAAAGTATCGGATTGATCAAGATGGATATCTTGGGTTTGAAAAACTTAACGACCCTGGATTACGCGATCAAATTGATCGAACAAAGACGGGGAATTCGAATCAATCTCGACGAGATTTCGTACGAGGATTCGAACACGTATGCTCTATTAAGAAAAGCGAATACGTTGGGCATCTTCCAGCTTGAATCCACCGGAATCACGGATCTTGTCGCCAAAAGTCAGGTGAACAACTTCGACGAGATCGTCGCATTGATCGCCTTGTATCGTCCCGGTCCGATGGGCGAAGGGATGTTGGACGAATACTTGGATCGTAAGTCCGGTAAAAAACAAGTCACATATCCCGTTTCTTCCTGCGAGCCGATCTTAAAGGAAACCTTCGGAGTTCCCGTTTATCAGGAACAGGTGATGAGTATTTCCCGCGTTGTCGGAGGATTTTCCGTCGGAGATTCCGACATGTTGCGAAAAGCGATGGCTAAGAAAAAAGCCGACATGATGGAAAAACTGAAAGTTCAGTTCGTGGAAGGCGCAGTCAAACTCGGACATCAGGAAAAAGTTGCTAAGGATCTGTTCGAACAGTTGGAACGATTCGGCGGTTACGGATTCAACAAATCGCACTCGGTCGCATACGCGATCATCACGTATCAAACCGCGTATCTCAAAGCGAATTATACGATCGAATATCTGACCGCGTTACTCGCATCGGATCACGGTAAAACCACCGATATCGTAAAGTATATCAACAACGCGAGGGAGATGGGAATTCGAATTCTCAACCCGGACGTTACCGAATCTCAGGCTTCGTTCAGCGTGATCGACGACACGACGATTCGTTTCGGTCTTTCCGCGATGAAAGGCGTTGGTGAAACCGCAGCAAACAGCATCATTCAAGCGAGAAGCAAGGTCGGCAACTTTAAGACTTTGCAGGACTTCGCAATAAATATCGACACGAGATTAATCAACAAAAAAGTTTTCGAAGCGTTGATTCAAGCGGGAGCCTTGGATTCTTTCGGTTATACTCGGAAATGTCTTTTTGAATCGGTGGATTCCATTCTTACCTTCGCTCAAAAGGAACAGGAAAGAGCCAACGAAGGACAGTTCTCTTTGTTCGGCGGCGCGGAAGGTTCGTTCACGCTCAATCTTCCGAAAGACGCACTCGAATGGGAAATCGACGAAAAACTCAAACGCGAAAAGATGGTTGCAGGTCTTTATCTTTCCGGTCATCCGCTCGACAAATACGAGAAACAACTCAAAAGTCTCAAGACGATTCCGATCGAAAAATTCGACGATTTGAAATCGGGAAGTAAGGTTGAAGTCGCCGGAGTCATCGCTTCCAAGAACATCAAACTCAGCAAACGAAACGAAGAATTCGCGAACTTCAAACTCGAAGATCGAACCGGAGAAA from Leptospira kmetyi serovar Malaysia str. Bejo-Iso9 harbors:
- the dnaE gene encoding DNA polymerase III subunit alpha — translated: MQDFAHLHLHTNYSMLDGAIRIKELMQHVKECGMSSVAMTDHGNMFGAVEFYNEAMKQGIKPIIGSEFYVSPNRKQETEMVKIADGNAYHLILLAKNEEGYKNLIRLSSKSYTEGFYKKARIDYDLLDKHSDGLVCLTACLAGEVNRKILEGKIDESFQLAGKLNEIFRKEDFYMEIQNHGIPEQMTVAKQIYDFGKRTGIPLVVTNDSHFLKKTDQEAQDILLRIGMQKRITDPMEFGFNGEFYVKNREEMSRLFPEIPEALDNTLEISNKVNLKLQFGNYLLPEFEVPEGYDADSYLEKLIWEGIERKYPSLSPEVKDRVVFELNTIKNMKFAGYFLIVQDYINYAKRNGIPVGPGRGSAAGSIVAYALGITNVEPLQHNLLFERFLNPDRKDMPDIDTDFCVERREEVINYIRRRYGEERVGQIITFNSLAAKAALKDVARVLNLPFGEANEMTKAFPNKLGMSIAEALTTSSELKNFSEKDDINHKIFAIAQRLEGNYRQPGRHAAGVVISPYPLEEVVPLSTVAEKERPGFRSIVTQYDKNNLESIGLIKMDILGLKNLTTLDYAIKLIEQRRGIRINLDEISYEDSNTYALLRKANTLGIFQLESTGITDLVAKSQVNNFDEIVALIALYRPGPMGEGMLDEYLDRKSGKKQVTYPVSSCEPILKETFGVPVYQEQVMSISRVVGGFSVGDSDMLRKAMAKKKADMMEKLKVQFVEGAVKLGHQEKVAKDLFEQLERFGGYGFNKSHSVAYAIITYQTAYLKANYTIEYLTALLASDHGKTTDIVKYINNAREMGIRILNPDVTESQASFSVIDDTTIRFGLSAMKGVGETAANSIIQARSKVGNFKTLQDFAINIDTRLINKKVFEALIQAGALDSFGYTRKCLFESVDSILTFAQKEQERANEGQFSLFGGAEGSFTLNLPKDALEWEIDEKLKREKMVAGLYLSGHPLDKYEKQLKSLKTIPIEKFDDLKSGSKVEVAGVIASKNIKLSKRNEEFANFKLEDRTGEIECVAFSKVYQKFKEFIKEDQAIFIKGDLDKIEVGDAELRGQIKVNSIEILDDTTIEDKLEKSLHLRLEERHTEDPELIPKLYALLACYKGESSVYFHIVENQEEKRVIRAHDAYSIQPINELFFRLADLLGDRSVFYSVGEQLKAINKNQVAGNVG